Proteins encoded in a region of the Salinicoccus sp. RF5 genome:
- the nrdR gene encoding transcriptional regulator NrdR has translation MRCPNCQHTSSRVVDSRHTDELSAIRRRRECEECGFRFTTFERMELSPLVVVKKDGNREVFSRDKLMDGLLRACEKRPIPYEALEKTTARIESALRNLNKPEISSNEIGEFVMKELITLDQVAYVRFASVYKEFKDIDQLMDTLKHLAKGRDDDELQ, from the coding sequence ATGAGATGTCCAAACTGCCAGCATACGAGTTCCAGAGTGGTCGATTCCAGGCATACGGATGAGCTGTCCGCCATCCGCAGACGCAGGGAATGTGAGGAGTGCGGTTTCAGGTTCACCACTTTTGAACGCATGGAACTGTCTCCGCTCGTCGTAGTAAAAAAAGATGGCAATCGAGAAGTCTTCAGTCGGGACAAGCTCATGGACGGACTGCTCAGAGCATGTGAGAAGCGTCCGATTCCATACGAAGCATTGGAAAAAACGACTGCACGCATAGAATCTGCGCTCAGAAACCTGAACAAGCCAGAGATATCAAGCAATGAAATTGGTGAATTTGTGATGAAGGAATTGATTACACTGGACCAGGTGGCCTATGTCAGGTTCGCTTCGGTCTATAAGGAATTCAAGGATATCGACCAGTTGATGGATACACTGAAGCACCTCGCCAAAGGCAGGGATGATGATGAACTTCAATGA
- a CDS encoding replication initiation and membrane attachment family protein, with amino-acid sequence MMNFNERLKPNTEFMIYNPSDFEKSHLNVLNELYLPLIHQDAAMAYIYLQESSLHHGTLEIRFHKEIMDELNMPLSTFSALLEKLEGIGLIRSFVSNEEHDDLFIYELLLPLTPEDFFKDPMLSLYLYSHIGPNAYKKKKERLTYPMKPKNITEVTRKFTEVFQAGSGEGFTVPDASFKRENVSAGPNLDIEDFDFDVLFTHLKGTKIDRSFFTREVRMLIVKLSVLFNLNAYDVKQILLSSTTQYAGIDMEQLKYEARRYYQKESRGKLPAISKPQVAERETEQDSYIDRLESISPLDRLNDIRNNQPSDNDLKLVTDIIARTSLPNGVINLLLEYVYQQKNGDLGYNYTMKIARDWEDKGIRSAKEAYQSIMDYRKQMNAKRKGPKDRQGERKPSWMDGGRKRAEKKEAEQPAPRKEAVQKTAKDDPEIQKMIDDFRKSR; translated from the coding sequence ATGATGAACTTCAATGAACGTCTGAAACCGAATACCGAGTTCATGATCTATAACCCCTCCGATTTTGAAAAGTCCCACCTGAATGTGCTGAATGAACTCTACCTCCCCCTCATCCATCAGGATGCTGCGATGGCATACATCTATCTGCAGGAATCCTCCCTGCATCACGGGACGCTCGAGATCAGGTTCCATAAGGAGATCATGGATGAACTGAACATGCCCCTGTCCACATTTTCTGCGCTTCTGGAAAAATTGGAGGGCATCGGCCTCATAAGGTCCTTCGTCTCCAACGAGGAGCACGATGACCTGTTCATCTATGAACTGCTCCTTCCGCTTACCCCGGAGGACTTCTTCAAGGATCCCATGCTGAGCCTGTACCTGTACAGCCATATCGGTCCGAATGCATACAAGAAGAAGAAGGAGCGGCTGACATATCCGATGAAGCCGAAGAACATCACCGAGGTGACGCGGAAGTTCACTGAAGTGTTTCAGGCAGGGAGCGGCGAGGGATTCACCGTACCCGATGCCTCCTTCAAGAGGGAGAATGTCTCCGCCGGGCCGAACCTTGATATCGAAGACTTCGACTTTGATGTACTCTTCACACACTTGAAGGGCACGAAGATCGACAGGTCCTTCTTCACAAGGGAAGTCAGGATGCTGATTGTGAAATTGAGTGTGCTATTCAACCTGAATGCATATGATGTGAAGCAGATTCTGCTGTCATCGACGACACAATATGCCGGCATCGATATGGAGCAGCTGAAATACGAGGCGAGAAGGTACTATCAGAAGGAGAGCCGGGGGAAACTCCCGGCGATATCAAAACCCCAGGTGGCAGAGAGGGAGACGGAGCAGGATTCCTATATCGACCGGCTCGAGTCGATCAGTCCGCTTGATAGGCTGAACGACATCAGGAACAATCAGCCAAGCGACAACGACCTCAAACTTGTGACCGATATCATCGCCAGGACCAGCCTGCCGAACGGGGTGATCAACCTCCTGCTTGAATATGTCTATCAGCAGAAGAACGGGGACCTCGGGTACAATTATACGATGAAGATCGCAAGGGACTGGGAGGACAAGGGAATCCGTTCCGCCAAGGAGGCCTACCAGTCCATAATGGACTACAGGAAACAAATGAATGCAAAGCGCAAAGGACCGAAAGACCGCCAGGGTGAACGCAAGCCATCCTGGATGGACGGCGGCCGGAAGCGGGCTGAAAAGAAAGAAGCGGAGCAGCCTGCGCCCCGGAAGGAAGCTGTCCAGAAGACGGCCAAGGACGATCCTGAGATCCAGAAAATGATAGACGACTTTAGAAAGTCCAGGTGA
- the polA gene encoding DNA polymerase I → MKKLILIDGNSVAFRAFYGLPLLSNQSGLHTNAIFGYARLLEKLIADEAPTHFLVAFDAGKSTFRHKQYEEYKGGRQKMPPELGEQLAPIRRLIDAYGIKRYELDEYEADDIIGTMSRKADEEGFETIIITGDRDLTQLASANTVIYYTKKGISDIDKYTPEYIEEIYGLDPEQIVDLKGLMGDKSDNIPGVPGVGEKTALKLLKNHGSVEEVLEHLDEVKGKKLKENLTAHKEDALMSKSLATIHRAVPVDFGMDDLKFTDDNEQEKYELFKELEFDSLLKNMEASETEDKVEFSDERVTDMEALREDISFHLEVRADNYLVHKPEYVAATDGERTFVSHMDDVDPGQLESFLESRSTINVYDIKRQMGLLRHLDIHFQDFDHDIMLGSFLLDPSKKIIDVAETAAQFNINIDSDDYHYGKGRNAKEPTGEAHFKFLNDKVMAVHNVRNKMDTSLAEDEMLDLWKDLEIPLAKVLSEMEYRGIRVDASRLKEMESGIKERLEEIEERIYTLAGEAFNINSPKQLGHILFEKLELPVIKKTKTGYSTAVGVLEELQDKHDIIKYLLDYRTLAKLQSTYVIGLQGEIKEDSKIHTRFNQTLAQTGRLSSVEPNLQNIPIRIDEGRRIRKAFVPKDDAHVLLALDYSQIELRVLAHITGDETMTSAFTSDTDIHTKTAMEVFNVEREDVTSEMRRNAKAVNFGIVYGISDYGLSQNLGITRKEAKTFIDNYLDSFPEVKNFMKSIVQDAKRDGYVKTLLNRRRYIPDIHSRNFNARSFAERTAMNSPIQGSAADIIKLAMVKYEQSEAAQKFNAELLLQIHDELIFDIPRDEVEDFIPVIKEIMENAMELRVPLKVDYGYGNDWYEVK, encoded by the coding sequence ATGAAGAAACTGATTCTGATAGATGGAAACAGCGTCGCTTTCCGTGCATTCTATGGACTGCCGCTGTTGAGCAACCAGAGCGGCCTGCATACGAATGCCATTTTCGGTTACGCAAGGCTTTTGGAGAAATTGATTGCAGATGAGGCACCCACCCATTTCCTCGTTGCCTTCGATGCAGGAAAATCAACTTTCCGGCATAAGCAGTACGAAGAGTACAAGGGGGGCAGGCAGAAGATGCCGCCTGAACTGGGTGAACAGCTCGCCCCGATCCGCAGGCTGATCGATGCGTATGGCATCAAAAGGTATGAACTGGACGAATATGAAGCGGACGACATCATCGGTACCATGAGCAGGAAAGCGGATGAAGAAGGCTTCGAAACGATCATCATCACCGGAGACAGGGACCTCACCCAGCTGGCCAGTGCCAATACGGTCATCTATTATACGAAGAAGGGCATATCGGATATCGATAAATACACCCCGGAATATATCGAGGAGATATATGGACTTGATCCGGAACAGATCGTCGATCTGAAGGGCCTGATGGGGGACAAGTCCGATAATATACCTGGCGTGCCGGGCGTAGGCGAAAAGACGGCGCTTAAACTGCTCAAGAATCATGGCAGTGTGGAAGAAGTGCTGGAGCATCTGGATGAAGTCAAAGGGAAGAAGCTCAAGGAGAACCTCACTGCACACAAAGAGGATGCACTGATGAGCAAATCCCTCGCTACCATCCACCGTGCCGTGCCCGTCGATTTCGGGATGGATGACCTGAAATTCACTGATGACAATGAACAGGAGAAGTATGAACTCTTCAAGGAGCTTGAGTTCGACTCCCTGCTCAAGAACATGGAAGCCAGTGAAACGGAAGACAAGGTCGAGTTTTCCGACGAACGTGTGACGGACATGGAGGCGCTTCGGGAGGACATATCCTTCCATTTGGAAGTGCGGGCGGACAACTACCTGGTCCACAAGCCGGAATATGTTGCGGCCACCGATGGTGAACGCACTTTCGTCAGCCATATGGATGATGTGGATCCAGGACAGCTTGAAAGTTTCCTTGAGTCTAGAAGCACGATCAATGTGTATGACATCAAGCGCCAGATGGGTCTTCTCAGGCACCTGGACATCCATTTTCAGGATTTCGATCATGACATCATGCTGGGCAGCTTCCTGCTTGATCCGTCCAAGAAGATCATCGACGTAGCAGAGACGGCGGCCCAGTTCAACATCAATATAGACAGTGATGACTATCACTACGGCAAGGGACGCAATGCCAAGGAACCGACGGGGGAGGCGCATTTCAAGTTCCTGAATGACAAGGTCATGGCTGTGCATAACGTGAGGAACAAAATGGATACTTCATTGGCAGAGGATGAAATGCTCGATCTGTGGAAAGATCTCGAAATTCCCCTGGCCAAAGTCCTTTCCGAGATGGAATACCGCGGCATCAGGGTGGATGCTTCACGCCTCAAGGAAATGGAGTCGGGAATAAAGGAACGGCTCGAGGAAATAGAAGAACGGATTTATACACTTGCAGGTGAAGCGTTCAACATCAACTCGCCGAAGCAGCTCGGCCACATCCTTTTTGAAAAGCTGGAGCTCCCGGTCATCAAAAAGACGAAGACGGGCTATTCGACAGCGGTCGGTGTACTGGAAGAGCTTCAGGATAAACATGATATCATCAAATACCTTCTGGATTACCGGACCCTCGCGAAACTCCAGTCCACCTACGTCATCGGGCTCCAGGGGGAGATAAAGGAAGATTCGAAGATCCACACGCGCTTCAACCAGACGCTGGCACAGACAGGCCGTCTGTCATCCGTGGAACCGAACCTCCAGAACATACCCATCCGTATAGATGAGGGCAGGCGGATCAGGAAGGCATTCGTCCCGAAGGATGATGCGCACGTACTGCTGGCACTCGACTATTCGCAGATTGAACTGCGGGTGCTTGCACACATCACAGGGGACGAGACGATGACAAGCGCATTTACGAGTGATACTGATATCCATACAAAGACAGCAATGGAAGTCTTCAATGTGGAGCGTGAGGATGTCACATCCGAGATGCGGCGGAACGCCAAGGCCGTGAACTTCGGCATCGTGTACGGCATCAGTGATTATGGTCTCAGTCAGAACCTCGGCATCACACGCAAGGAGGCCAAGACGTTCATCGACAATTATCTGGATTCCTTCCCTGAGGTGAAGAACTTCATGAAGTCCATTGTGCAGGATGCCAAACGGGATGGCTATGTGAAGACGCTCCTCAACAGAAGGAGGTACATCCCGGACATACACAGCCGCAATTTCAATGCGAGAAGCTTTGCAGAACGGACGGCCATGAACTCTCCGATACAGGGGAGTGCGGCAGATATCATCAAACTCGCCATGGTCAAGTACGAACAATCGGAAGCAGCACAGAAATTCAATGCCGAATTGTTGCTCCAGATCCACGATGAACTGATTTTTGACATTCCGAGAGATGAAGTGGAAGATTTTATCCCGGTCATCAAGGAAATCATGGAGAATGCGATGGAACTTCGTGTTCCTCTTAAAGTGGATTATGGTTATGGCAATGACTGGTATGAAGTAAAGTAG
- a CDS encoding glyceraldehyde-3-phosphate dehydrogenase, whose amino-acid sequence MKKVAINGLGRIGRMVFRIAAASDELELVAVNASYPAETLAHLLNYDTTHGKWEKHVEAKEGKLVIDGSEVQITNERNPENLPWESMGVDLVIEATGAFNHGDKAIAHVKAGAKKVLLTAPAKGGEVQTVVLGVNDEALDLNTYDVFSNASCTTNCLAPVAKVLDDEYGINNGLMTTVHAYTNDQKNIDNPHKDLRRARSCGDNIIPTSTGAAKALGVVLPQLNGKLHGLALRVPVSNVSLVDLVVDLDKPVTKEELNATFEKHAEGPLKGILGVTDEPLVSSDFNTDSRSSIIDSSLTMVMDDRKVKVLAWYDNEWGYSTRVVELAEKIVSEI is encoded by the coding sequence ATGAAAAAAGTAGCAATCAACGGTCTTGGAAGAATAGGAAGAATGGTGTTCCGCATTGCGGCCGCTTCCGATGAATTGGAACTTGTAGCAGTCAATGCCAGCTATCCGGCAGAAACGCTTGCGCATCTTCTCAATTATGACACTACCCATGGCAAGTGGGAAAAGCATGTGGAGGCGAAGGAAGGCAAGCTCGTCATAGATGGCAGCGAAGTTCAGATCACCAATGAAAGAAACCCTGAAAACCTGCCGTGGGAATCCATGGGTGTGGACCTTGTCATAGAGGCGACAGGCGCATTCAACCATGGCGACAAAGCCATAGCCCATGTCAAGGCGGGCGCAAAGAAAGTACTGCTTACTGCACCGGCGAAAGGCGGAGAAGTGCAGACGGTCGTACTTGGCGTCAATGATGAGGCCCTCGACCTCAATACATATGATGTATTCTCAAATGCTTCATGCACTACGAACTGTCTGGCACCGGTCGCAAAGGTGCTCGATGATGAGTACGGCATCAACAACGGCCTTATGACTACGGTCCATGCCTATACAAATGATCAGAAGAACATAGATAACCCACACAAGGACTTGAGAAGGGCGCGGTCTTGCGGAGACAACATCATCCCGACTTCGACCGGAGCGGCAAAGGCCCTCGGTGTCGTGCTGCCCCAGCTGAATGGCAAACTCCATGGTCTGGCCCTCCGCGTTCCGGTATCCAATGTGTCCCTTGTGGACCTGGTCGTCGACCTGGACAAGCCGGTCACCAAAGAGGAGCTGAATGCAACGTTTGAAAAGCATGCAGAGGGGCCGCTCAAAGGCATACTCGGTGTTACAGACGAGCCGCTCGTATCGAGCGACTTCAATACAGACAGCAGAAGCTCCATCATCGATTCCTCCCTCACCATGGTCATGGATGACAGGAAAGTGAAGGTGCTTGCGTGGTACGACAATGAGTGGGGATACTCCACACGTGTCGTCGAACTTGCTGAAAAGATTGTTTCGGAAATATAA
- the dnaI gene encoding primosomal protein DnaI, whose protein sequence is MEPINQFLKNSKKIKDNNDKLYDSLIQHPRIIELIENSDFEITRSMIRNDLLQLKRYTEQSLACEKCSSLGECINHPQGYVPSIDVRGGRIHIIYSPCPTKIKDDAFREKEKMIESYHVPKDVKDATFETVFLDPDSNRQEIIKRAIGTSKKIIEGIDTKGLYIHGSFGIGKSYLLGCIANELKDQSVSSIIVYVPEIIRDLKAGFKDGTTDKKFNTIKNAQVLMLDDLGAEDVTPWVRDEIITGILHHRMVEGLPTFVSSNYSIEELEYRYSRTRENGIEETKARRMTERLRALCEEVQLEGSNYRNN, encoded by the coding sequence ATGGAACCCATCAACCAGTTCTTGAAGAACTCGAAAAAAATAAAAGATAATAACGACAAACTCTATGACTCCCTGATCCAGCACCCGAGGATCATAGAGCTGATAGAGAACAGTGATTTCGAAATCACCCGTTCGATGATCCGGAACGACCTGCTTCAGTTGAAGCGGTACACCGAACAGTCGCTGGCATGCGAGAAGTGCAGCTCACTTGGTGAATGCATCAACCACCCGCAGGGATATGTCCCATCCATTGATGTCAGAGGCGGAAGGATCCATATCATCTATTCCCCATGTCCGACAAAGATCAAAGATGATGCATTCCGCGAAAAGGAGAAGATGATCGAATCCTACCATGTGCCGAAGGATGTCAAGGATGCGACATTCGAGACGGTGTTCCTCGATCCGGATTCGAACAGGCAGGAGATCATCAAGCGCGCCATCGGCACAAGCAAGAAGATCATCGAAGGCATCGATACGAAGGGGCTCTATATACACGGCAGCTTCGGCATCGGCAAATCCTACCTGCTCGGATGCATCGCCAATGAACTGAAGGACCAGTCGGTGTCCTCGATCATCGTCTATGTGCCTGAAATCATCCGCGACCTGAAGGCAGGGTTCAAGGATGGAACGACGGACAAGAAGTTCAACACCATCAAGAACGCGCAGGTGCTCATGCTGGATGACCTCGGTGCGGAGGATGTGACCCCGTGGGTGCGGGACGAAATCATTACCGGTATACTGCATCACCGTATGGTGGAAGGGCTGCCGACCTTCGTCAGCTCCAACTATTCCATCGAGGAGCTGGAGTACCGCTACAGCAGGACGAGGGAGAACGGCATCGAGGAGACCAAGGCGCGCCGTATGACGGAGCGGCTCCGGGCGCTGTGTGAGGAAGTGCAGCTTGAAGGCAGCAACTACAGGAACAATTGA
- a CDS encoding AbgT family transporter, which translates to MEDSRKKDGIFQKFLDFVEWLGNKLPHPVTLFALLAALTLVASAILAMFEITVEHPGEDQETVSINNLLDSEGISYIFSSMTDNFINFAPLGVVLVTMLGIGVAERSGLISAALRGFVLSIPKQLITAGLVFAGIMSSLASDAGYVVLPPLGAVLFLALGRHPLAGLAAAFAGVSAGFSANLLLSGTDAMLAELSIAAASVIDPQYAEGMNVAMNYFFIAASVFLLTLVGWFVSDKIVEPRLGSFDPQNGDSTAVENTDEMNPLKPVEKKGLIWAIISAVVGIALASLLVVLPNSPMRGDDSIGNYMDTIVQSPFMSDGLVPIIAILFFIPGLVYGLITRSIKNDKDVANQMTETMAAMGMFIVLAFTAGQFVAYFAESNIGLVIGVYGAELLEALNLTGIPLIIGFMLVTAVVNLFIGSASAKWAMMAPIFVPIMMQLGYSPELTTMAYRVADSSTNIITPLLTYFAIIIAFAQQYDKNIGIGTLISVMLPYSIFFFVTWALMLIVWMLFGIPLGPNAPIEYTG; encoded by the coding sequence ATGGAAGATAGTAGGAAGAAGGATGGTATTTTTCAGAAATTTCTTGATTTTGTAGAGTGGCTGGGCAATAAGCTGCCTCACCCGGTGACCTTGTTTGCGCTTCTTGCAGCGCTGACTCTGGTGGCATCCGCCATTTTGGCAATGTTCGAAATTACGGTGGAACATCCGGGAGAAGATCAGGAAACTGTTTCAATCAATAATCTACTGGACAGTGAAGGAATAAGCTACATATTCTCAAGCATGACCGACAACTTCATCAACTTTGCGCCGCTTGGCGTAGTGCTTGTCACGATGCTTGGGATAGGTGTCGCTGAAAGATCCGGACTGATCAGTGCTGCATTGCGAGGCTTTGTGCTGTCAATACCGAAGCAGCTGATTACTGCCGGACTGGTATTTGCCGGTATCATGTCATCGCTCGCTTCCGACGCAGGATATGTCGTGCTGCCGCCACTTGGAGCGGTGCTGTTCCTCGCGCTGGGAAGACATCCGCTCGCAGGGCTTGCAGCAGCATTTGCCGGTGTTTCTGCCGGCTTCTCTGCTAACCTGCTCCTCAGTGGAACGGACGCGATGCTTGCAGAACTTTCGATCGCAGCTGCATCAGTCATAGACCCCCAATATGCAGAGGGTATGAACGTGGCGATGAACTACTTCTTCATTGCAGCGAGTGTATTCCTGCTCACACTTGTAGGGTGGTTCGTCTCAGATAAGATCGTCGAACCGAGGCTTGGAAGCTTTGATCCGCAGAATGGTGATTCCACTGCAGTGGAGAACACTGATGAAATGAATCCTCTGAAGCCTGTCGAAAAGAAAGGGCTGATCTGGGCAATCATTTCTGCTGTTGTGGGCATCGCGCTTGCATCACTGCTCGTCGTACTGCCGAATTCTCCGATGCGTGGTGACGATTCCATAGGCAATTATATGGACACGATCGTCCAATCTCCGTTCATGAGTGATGGGCTGGTGCCAATCATCGCAATCCTCTTCTTCATACCAGGGCTCGTATATGGACTGATCACGCGCAGCATCAAGAACGACAAGGATGTCGCCAACCAGATGACCGAAACGATGGCTGCCATGGGTATGTTCATCGTCCTGGCATTCACTGCCGGACAGTTCGTTGCATACTTCGCAGAATCCAACATCGGTCTTGTCATCGGCGTGTATGGTGCAGAGCTGCTTGAAGCACTCAACCTTACCGGCATTCCATTGATCATCGGCTTCATGTTAGTAACGGCCGTGGTCAACCTCTTCATCGGAAGTGCCAGCGCCAAATGGGCGATGATGGCACCGATATTCGTGCCGATCATGATGCAGCTCGGATATTCTCCGGAACTGACGACTATGGCATACCGTGTTGCGGATTCATCCACGAACATCATCACACCACTGTTGACATACTTTGCGATCATCATCGCCTTTGCCCAGCAGTACGATAAGAACATCGGCATTGGTACATTGATTTCCGTCATGCTGCCATATTCCATCTTCTTCTTCGTTACATGGGCACTCATGCTCATCGTATGGATGCTTTTCGGAATTCCGCTCGGACCGAATGCACCAATCGAATATACCGGATAA
- the coaE gene encoding dephospho-CoA kinase (Dephospho-CoA kinase (CoaE) performs the final step in coenzyme A biosynthesis.) — protein MNYIIGLTGGIASGKSTASDYIRSKGYPVLDADTYAKKATAKGGPAYQGIIDHFGAELLQDDGEIDRRKLGAIVFNDDGERKVLNQLVHPEVRRMMDEDKERLAESGHVFLDIPLLFENGLDRQCDITLTVYVDQETQIERLMERNGFSHSEALSRINSQMPLSEKRDRSDEVLDNSGSKNELYAQIEDFLANIEK, from the coding sequence ATGAATTATATAATCGGTCTGACGGGCGGAATTGCCAGCGGCAAATCCACTGCCTCGGACTATATCAGATCAAAAGGGTATCCGGTCCTCGATGCGGATACCTATGCGAAGAAGGCAACCGCCAAAGGCGGTCCCGCATATCAGGGGATCATCGATCATTTCGGCGCAGAACTCCTGCAGGATGACGGGGAGATCGACCGGCGGAAACTGGGGGCCATCGTCTTCAATGATGACGGAGAGAGGAAGGTCCTGAACCAGCTGGTGCATCCGGAAGTGCGGCGGATGATGGATGAGGACAAGGAACGGCTGGCCGAATCGGGCCATGTATTCCTCGATATCCCGCTGCTTTTCGAAAATGGACTGGACCGTCAATGTGACATCACATTGACGGTATATGTGGATCAGGAGACACAGATTGAAAGGCTGATGGAAAGGAACGGGTTCTCCCATTCCGAAGCCCTGTCCAGGATAAACAGTCAGATGCCGCTTTCCGAGAAGCGTGACAGAAGTGATGAAGTACTTGACAACAGTGGTTCAAAAAATGAGCTGTATGCGCAGATTGAAGATTTTTTGGCGAACATTGAAAAGTAG
- the mutM gene encoding bifunctional DNA-formamidopyrimidine glycosylase/DNA-(apurinic or apyrimidinic site) lyase, producing the protein MPELPEVELVRRALEKEVEGASIEAVAFSDFVNKGHATSRKTIIKQDLDTFHSNVSGATIRKVGRRGKYLYFIMEKSDEIFHMVSHLGMSGAFFVTDSIEAIADRNYRKHWQVAFRLEDGRTLSYCDIRRFGEMLTVGRMGDFPPFERMAVEYTHPDSLVDFIDRARAPANRNKAIKAVIMDSAVIPGVGNIYASEALFTSGILPTRKAGNISVKRLMALHKAIADVFDLSIENGGSTISDYRGVSGEKGSMQDRFHIYQKKSCSSCGGPVKTKTIATRNTFYCTKCQR; encoded by the coding sequence ATGCCGGAATTACCGGAAGTTGAGCTGGTCCGGCGGGCGCTTGAGAAGGAAGTGGAGGGCGCCTCGATTGAAGCGGTCGCCTTTTCCGACTTCGTGAACAAGGGGCACGCAACCAGCCGAAAGACGATCATAAAGCAGGATTTGGATACATTCCACAGCAATGTCAGTGGAGCGACAATAAGGAAAGTGGGCAGACGTGGAAAATACCTATACTTCATCATGGAGAAATCCGATGAAATTTTCCACATGGTCTCGCATCTGGGCATGTCCGGTGCCTTCTTTGTCACAGACTCCATTGAAGCCATTGCGGACAGGAATTACAGGAAGCATTGGCAGGTCGCCTTCAGGCTTGAGGACGGGCGGACTCTGTCATATTGCGACATCAGAAGATTCGGGGAGATGTTGACCGTGGGCAGAATGGGTGATTTCCCGCCATTCGAACGCATGGCAGTCGAATACACACACCCTGACAGCCTGGTCGATTTCATCGACAGGGCGCGGGCCCCGGCCAACAGGAACAAGGCGATCAAAGCCGTAATCATGGATAGTGCGGTCATTCCGGGTGTCGGAAATATCTATGCATCAGAGGCTCTTTTTACTTCAGGGATACTGCCGACGAGAAAAGCCGGAAACATCTCAGTCAAGCGGCTGATGGCACTTCATAAGGCAATTGCCGATGTGTTCGACCTCTCCATAGAGAACGGCGGCTCGACCATCTCGGACTACCGGGGTGTGTCGGGGGAGAAGGGGAGCATGCAGGACCGTTTCCATATCTATCAGAAGAAATCCTGTTCCTCGTGTGGCGGACCGGTCAAGACTAAAACGATCGCAACACGGAACACATTCTACTGTACCAAATGCCAGAGGTGA